The window CTTTATCTTGCTATCAGAGATAATAAGGATACTGATACTATTGTGATGTCATACGATATTGTTGATCAAGATGTCGTAAAAATATCAAGAACAACATATTTCAAAGGTATGAAAGAGCTTGCTGACAAGAAGTTTATCGCAGAGACCATGATACAGAACTATTACTTTATTAACCCTGACTACATGTTTAATGATGATCGCTTAACTTTTATGAAAACTTATTACTTGAAGGATAAGAATCAAAAAAACAAATGTTCTTAAATGAGCTATAGAAAATAAATATTTATTGTTCCTGATTTCTTAAGAAAAATATATTCATTAAAAAATCGGTTGTTTCTCAATAAAGAAACATGGACAAGTTGATGAAATTTAGCTCCTGCTGAAATATGTTAGCTTATTTCTGGGGGGTATATTACTTCACTTAGTTTAATCACATTCAAAATGTATAATATTGGATAATTCAAGCTTAATTGCAAGCACCTCTTTGACATATCGTCAGGGTTCAAACGATCAAACTCAAATCGTGGTAAAATGTCTTTCTATATGCCTCTCTTAATAATATAATATTGATAATCCAATCGATTGAAAATGAAGTTTAGGTGATTTTAAATGGAACAAATCGAAAGAAGTAAAAGATATCTGAATAGAATGGAGAAAATCTACTCAGGAATATTTTCTTCTTCGGGCCATGATACAGCGGATTACGATGATGATGTCATTTCTTTTTTTATTCATTGCTATCATATAAGAGATTGGTTTATTCATCTTAATCGGTTAAATATTGATGCGAAACAGGTGGATAAATTTATCAATAAACACCAAGCGTTGAAGATATGTGCTGATTTAGCTAATGGCTCTAAGCATTGTAATTTAACCCGTTCATTACGAAGTGGCGACCAACCTCATATTTCAGGTAAACAAAAAGAAACGTCAACTTGGCTTACAGGGACTGGTGGCGGTGAAGTAATGAAATGCAAATATACAATTTTATGCAACAACACATTGTATGATGCCTTGCAATTAGCTAGAGAATGCATGCAACTTTGGGATTCATATATTGTTGAGCTTAAGGTTTTGAGAAAAAATGATTAAAAACATCTTCGTTCACAAGCTTTATAAATAATTTTTTAGCTTCGAAGTTAACCAGCCCCATAAAGATGTCTTTTTACCTGTAGATGATGAGTACGCCCATGACGGATTCATCCGAGCGCTTGGTAGTAAATGGTTATGGTCATCCTCATCAACAACTACAGCATTTAACTTATCAGCTACCTCCATCATCTTACAGTAAAGCGTCTCATCAGGATGCTTAGTTGAAATCCCTTTATCATTCTAATCAAGCCAAGAGTCATCGTATTTACTCTAACCATACCATATAGTATAAAATCACCATTATTGTTATCTATTAATAGTTATGATTCAAGAATGAAATAATTTATCTTTTCAATATGAACAGATCTTAATCTTGACATGGCTAGCACTTAAACGAAGTTAACTAGCCATAATAATTCCATATAAATTCTAAATGTCTCTTTTACAATGAATCACCTCAGGAACTTGGATTCCAGCCACAGGCATTAAAATTCCCCATGGGTAGGTTACATCACTATTTCTTTCATATTGATAGACAACCAATTCCGGGAGATTTCTCTTATCATAAAGCCGTCCGAATCTAAAGCATAGACTATTAGGCGCAGCCAAAAAAAGGTGAATTCTTTTAACACCCAACCCCGACAGGTCAGCAACGGCATGCAAGAATTGCTTACCTAATTCGACCTGCTTAATCTCCGACCATAAATTATCCGTATTTATTATAGGTAAAAACATAGTTACTAACTTCATAGATGGGAATTGTTTTTGTATTAGTGAAGAATCAATTAAATATGAACTAGAAATAACCAAAAGCACTTCATTATCTGTTGCCTGCACATCTTTGACACCTTGGATGATATACCTTTCTTCATCATCTTCTTTATCAAGAGTTTTCCACTCACTAGAATGCCTATCCCAGTCCATAATAGTAATTTTGCACTCATCATCTAAGATGATACCATTTAATACATTCAAAGGTACAGGGGTTAAACCTCCAAAATAAACCTCAATATATTCCCTTGAATACTGTGACGTGTGGCTTTCCAGTTGTTCTTGAAGAGTCAATATCTTACGTATAGCCACATCAGGTTTTACAATAAATCCGTCTTCAACCTTTTGCCTTAAATCTAAAATAATTTCTATCGGACGAACCTTGTTTTTTTGGGGGATATATTTTGATAATGGCTCACCAGCACCATCTCGCAACCCTCTTGATTCTATACTAATGAGTTTTTTCTTATCAGTAAGTCTATTTTCACGAAAATAAACATTAATATACATCAAAGCGCCTGTTATAATCAAAACAATCGCGACCACGAATGTAATATAGGTAATCAAGGCGGGAGTAAATCCTGATGAATCATAATCAAAGATAAAATCTCCATCTTCTAATGGAACTTTAACTTTTAAAGCCCACCCACCAATCAGAGAAAAAGAAAGGCAAAGTAATCCAGCCTTAAGAAGGATAGCAGGAACAGTTTTGACTCTGAAAAGCCAGTCAATTAAAGCGGTGATAAAATGATTTATATGTTTATTCATTGCCATTCCAAAATTATATTTTATCCAATGAAATTGTCCCTACAGGGATTAATTGGCAGGGTTTAACCCCATACCATATTTTTAATTCTTGAGTGCCGATAATTATATAAACCAAACCAGAATTTAAAGTTGCATTTTTAATTACATTATTGTAATCAGCCATATCAATGTCTGACGGAGTTGGCGTAAGTTCAGGATGAGTATGCCATAACCCCAAATGTGTCCCTTTTCCATTAGTTAAACTTATCCAGCTTTCAGCATCTTCTTGATGTCGAGAACTTCTATAAAAGCTAGTCCGCGAAGAACAATCTCCTGAACCCGGAAATGTTGCATTTTCAACAAGTAATCCATTTGTATCTGAATCAATATATCCTAACAAAACTCCACCGGATTCATGTGCGTATCTACCTTTTTGGACAAAATTTAACAAATGCGCGATCACCTTTTTTGATAAACATCCTGTGGTAATACCTTTAATATTCCAAATTAGCTGTCCACTTTCAATTATCCGCAACATGGGCACCCTTTCTTAGCTATTTGTTCAGAATGGAGAAAAGGGGGAGTGTTTTCATTATAAATACTAAAATATGCAGGGGTAAGAATTATTCCTTCACTCATAGCAATATCATTATTACCCGCCCAACGTAAATAACCATATTTTTTGGAAACAGCATACTCGTATGCTAGCATTGCAGTTTTACTTGCATTGAGAGCAGAAAAAGGCGTAAATGCTCCACAACCAGTAAGTTGCTTGCTTATTTTTTGTCCCGGCTCAATGAATCCTCCCTGTAGGTTAGGCATAAGAGTATTAGTTTCATTATCGATGTAAAGACAATATAAGCACCCTTTTATATTAGTGTTCATTATTATAATTTGCCCACCAACTCCATACGCTTCAACACTAACTGAAACCAATACTGAATTCCATTTTTCTTTGAAAGCACGAAGTATAATCCCCTTCTCTAAACTTGAATTTCCGGTCGCTAAAAAAATAATGTCATGGTCATTATTATCTTGAGAAAAATACTTCTGAGCACGCACTCTGAAAGGATGTATGTTTACACCCGGAATTCGACTCTTGAAATGGATACTTAGTTCATCAACTTTATATTTACCAACGGAATCCAATCCAAGTAAATGTCGCCCCATATTATCCGCAGAAAACTTGTCATCATCAATAAGATATATATCACTAGCACCAGAAAGCAATGCCATTTCTGCAATTCTTGAACCAACAGCTCCAACACCGACAACCGCAATACGCTGTCGACTAGCGGGTATTCCTGTCCTTTTGGTTACATATTCCCAACTTGCAAATTGAATTCGATACAATCTACCCAACCACCGTTTATTATTATATTTGCCCTGCCCCCAATGAATTAAAAACTCGCAATACCCGTAACTATTTTTAACCCTAAAAATTACACCTCTGCAACGTTTCCCCTCAAGTAAAAGGAGTTGTTCCTGTGATAATTGGTCATAAATTTTCGTCCACCACGATTCATTCACCTGACCAGTAATTGGTGGTATTTTCTTATGACTTATTGTCATAACCACCAATTTCTCACAGGAATTCCGAGAAGGAACGTAACTCAGCGACGACCTAAAAACTCTTCTTACGACCCCTCTTTCCTTTCCTATTTTAGGATATTCAACTTCAGCATACGCTATATCTACATCATCATTTCCATAATTATCAATCTGTAATACCTCTGGAACCCCCATGCTTTTTAAATAACCATCTAATTCATCAAAGAACTCTCTCTTCCTTTTTGCTTTACCCATATTCCAATATTTTTTAAGTAGATTTGTCCCCTCATCCAAGACCCATGTTATAACTCCAACTATATCTTTTGGCTCGAATTCAATACCTTGTCCATCCTCAAAACATATGATTCCAGCAGAATTAATATGAGGCCATCCCCATACCTTATGAGGCCTAATCCATCTCAAAGATGGAAGTGTAGAAAGATCATTCGTTGTTGAAATAAGCTCAAAATCCCATAAATATTTTTTAAAATCTAAAGAAAAAAACCATGATGTTACAAAACCACTTTGTTTTGCGACCTTAATATATTTACAACCATAGGATTCGAGGCTGAATGATACAGCCTCTTCAAAAGAACATTTACATATCATTAAGCTGAACGCCCTGCTGGAACAACACTGGATGAAGATGACTTCGTAGTTTCACTTTTATCCGGCACAGGAAAATCGTCACCAAATTGTGCTTTTAGCAATTTACATGCTTCGTGAGTATCAGGTTGATCTCGAGCTTCAATCAATACAGCAGACAATTTCTCAAGTTTAGTCTTGAGATCCTTCATTTGATTATCGGACATACGTTCAAAAAGGTCTGTAGCAGGTTCTACTGGTAAATAGATATGTAGACGATCATCTCCTCCCCAATTATTTAGCATAGAATTAACCAATGATAGAAGAGCCAGTAAATCTTGAGCTTTGCCACTCACAAAGTCAAAATTTGCAGAAAAAAGCTCATACGCTGCTACGGTCAA of the Citrobacter freundii genome contains:
- a CDS encoding SAVED domain-containing protein — encoded protein: MNKHINHFITALIDWLFRVKTVPAILLKAGLLCLSFSLIGGWALKVKVPLEDGDFIFDYDSSGFTPALITYITFVVAIVLIITGALMYINVYFRENRLTDKKKLISIESRGLRDGAGEPLSKYIPQKNKVRPIEIILDLRQKVEDGFIVKPDVAIRKILTLQEQLESHTSQYSREYIEVYFGGLTPVPLNVLNGIILDDECKITIMDWDRHSSEWKTLDKEDDEERYIIQGVKDVQATDNEVLLVISSSYLIDSSLIQKQFPSMKLVTMFLPIINTDNLWSEIKQVELGKQFLHAVADLSGLGVKRIHLFLAAPNSLCFRFGRLYDKRNLPELVVYQYERNSDVTYPWGILMPVAGIQVPEVIHCKRDI
- a CDS encoding Mov34/MPN/PAD-1 family protein is translated as MLRIIESGQLIWNIKGITTGCLSKKVIAHLLNFVQKGRYAHESGGVLLGYIDSDTNGLLVENATFPGSGDCSSRTSFYRSSRHQEDAESWISLTNGKGTHLGLWHTHPELTPTPSDIDMADYNNVIKNATLNSGLVYIIIGTQELKIWYGVKPCQLIPVGTISLDKI
- a CDS encoding ThiF family adenylyltransferase, translated to MICKCSFEEAVSFSLESYGCKYIKVAKQSGFVTSWFFSLDFKKYLWDFELISTTNDLSTLPSLRWIRPHKVWGWPHINSAGIICFEDGQGIEFEPKDIVGVITWVLDEGTNLLKKYWNMGKAKRKREFFDELDGYLKSMGVPEVLQIDNYGNDDVDIAYAEVEYPKIGKERGVVRRVFRSSLSYVPSRNSCEKLVVMTISHKKIPPITGQVNESWWTKIYDQLSQEQLLLLEGKRCRGVIFRVKNSYGYCEFLIHWGQGKYNNKRWLGRLYRIQFASWEYVTKRTGIPASRQRIAVVGVGAVGSRIAEMALLSGASDIYLIDDDKFSADNMGRHLLGLDSVGKYKVDELSIHFKSRIPGVNIHPFRVRAQKYFSQDNNDHDIIFLATGNSSLEKGIILRAFKEKWNSVLVSVSVEAYGVGGQIIIMNTNIKGCLYCLYIDNETNTLMPNLQGGFIEPGQKISKQLTGCGAFTPFSALNASKTAMLAYEYAVSKKYGYLRWAGNNDIAMSEGIILTPAYFSIYNENTPPFLHSEQIAKKGCPCCG